A window of Streptomyces sp. DG1A-41 contains these coding sequences:
- a CDS encoding XdhC family protein has product MRDILPVLGRWYAAGLPFGLATVVEVSRSAPRDPGAAMAVGPDEEVVGSVSGGCVEGAVFELAQDVVASGEARLETFGYSDENAFAVGLTCGGEITLLVRPVTPELDPSFGAVVDCVAAGEPVTVATVTDGPARRGAALAVRPDRVSGALGASGLDAAVTADARGELALGATGLRHYGPEGQRREDSVSVFLQSFAPPPRMLVFGAIDYAAAVARIGDFLGYRVTVCDARPVFTTPRRFPEGVEVVAEWPHRYLRETDTDERTVVCVLTHDPKFDVPLLQEALRRPAAYIGAMGSRRTHADRAKRLVEAGLTERELSRLRSPVGLDLGARTPEEVAVSVAAEIVALRWGGTGAPLTATEGAVHPPRPR; this is encoded by the coding sequence GTGCGTGACATCCTCCCGGTGCTCGGCCGCTGGTACGCGGCCGGGCTCCCGTTCGGCCTCGCGACGGTCGTCGAGGTCAGCCGCAGCGCGCCGCGCGACCCGGGCGCGGCGATGGCGGTGGGTCCTGACGAGGAGGTCGTGGGCAGCGTGTCCGGGGGCTGTGTCGAGGGTGCGGTGTTCGAGCTGGCGCAGGACGTCGTGGCGAGCGGCGAGGCCCGGCTGGAGACCTTCGGCTACAGCGACGAGAACGCCTTCGCCGTCGGCCTGACCTGCGGCGGTGAGATCACGCTCCTCGTACGTCCCGTCACGCCTGAGCTGGATCCCTCCTTCGGCGCGGTCGTGGACTGCGTCGCGGCCGGAGAGCCGGTGACCGTGGCGACGGTGACCGACGGCCCGGCGCGGCGCGGGGCGGCGCTCGCCGTCCGGCCGGACCGGGTGTCGGGCGCGCTGGGCGCGAGCGGCCTGGACGCGGCCGTCACCGCCGACGCGCGCGGCGAGCTCGCTCTCGGTGCCACCGGCCTGCGGCACTACGGTCCCGAGGGGCAGCGCCGCGAGGACTCCGTCAGCGTGTTCCTCCAGTCCTTCGCACCACCGCCGCGGATGCTGGTCTTCGGCGCGATCGACTACGCGGCGGCCGTCGCCCGCATCGGGGACTTCCTCGGCTACCGGGTCACGGTCTGTGACGCCCGCCCGGTCTTCACCACGCCCCGGCGCTTCCCCGAGGGCGTCGAGGTGGTCGCCGAGTGGCCGCACCGCTACCTGCGGGAGACGGACACCGACGAGCGCACGGTCGTCTGCGTCCTCACGCACGACCCCAAGTTCGACGTGCCGCTGCTCCAGGAGGCACTGCGCCGGCCCGCCGCCTACATCGGGGCGATGGGCAGCCGCCGTACCCACGCCGACCGGGCGAAACGGCTGGTGGAGGCCGGGCTCACCGAGCGGGAGCTGTCCCGGCTGCGCTCACCGGTCGGTCTCGACCTCGGGGCCCGGACGCCCGAGGAGGTGGCGGTGTCCGTCGCCGCCGAGATCGTCGCGCTGCGCTGGGGCGGCACCGGAGCCCCGCTCACCGCCACGGAGGGAGCGGTGCATCCGCCCCGCCCCCGGTGA